The following coding sequences are from one Nicotiana tomentosiformis chromosome 3, ASM39032v3, whole genome shotgun sequence window:
- the LOC104088498 gene encoding uncharacterized protein: MLRQLIRSNGKMQEKVEAHDSMIKGIEIQLGQLSMALNNHLLGTLPAYTHINPKEQGPNQLMAMSLRNGRDLDLDQEIARESQPTETLVPIPIDVDDSTGLTEVTVQHAPAKSSKEKEVGKEIELVQEKEVETVPEQVQTQITEKKWPPAPFPQILAKYQKDEQSKKFMEMLKQIQVNIPLIDALKEMHGYAKMMKDLMSRKFDFQDLAMLALNQTCIVVVTRPIAEKLSDPRNFTIPCIIGNYAFAKALCDLGERINLIPLDIYKRLGIGRARPTSMLLKLADRKVKRPSGILDDVLVQVGKFVFPTDFVILDCRVDKEIPIIFGRPFLSTRRALIDCETGELKMRLNDEEITFNV; encoded by the coding sequence ATGCTGCGACAATTGATTAGGTCCAATGGAAAAATGCAAGAGAAGGTCGAAGCACATGACTCAATGATAAAaggcattgagattcaattagggcAGTTGTCCATGGCTCTAAATAATCACCTTTTAGGCACATTGCCCGCATACACGCATATCAATCCAAAAGAGCAGGGCCCGAATCAGCTTATGGCGATGAGCctaagaaatggtagagatcttGATCTAGATCAAGAAATTGCTCGCGAAAGCCAACCAACTGAAACACTTGTGCCAATACCAATCGATGTAGATGATTCAACAGGGTTGACAGAGGTGACGGTACAACATGCACCAGCTAAatcaagcaaagaaaaagaggttgGGAAGGAAATTGAGTTAGTGCAAGAGAAGGAAGTAGAAACAGTGCCCGAACAGGTTCAAACTCAAATCACAGAAAAGAAGTGGCCTCCAGCACCATTCCCCCAGATATTGGCCAAATATCAGAAAGATGAGCAGTCtaagaaattcatggagatgttgaaGCAAATCCAGGTGAACATTCCTTTGATTGACGCCTTGAAGGAAATGCATGGTTATGctaaaatgatgaaggacttgatgtctcgtaagtttgactttcaagacttggccatGCTTGCACTGAATCAGACATGTATCGTGGTTGTGAcgagacccatagctgagaagttgTCTGACCCAAGGaatttcacaatcccatgcataATAGGAAACTATGCTTTTGCTAAGGCACTTTGTGATTTAGGGGAGAGAATAAACCTGATTCCCTTGGATATTtataaaaggttaggcattggaagagcaagacccacatccatgttactaAAGCTAGCCGACCGAAAGGTGAAGAGGCCCTCAGGTATACTTGATGATGTGCTGGTGCAGGTTGGAAAGTTTGTGTTTCcgacagattttgtcattctggactgcCGAGTTGATAAGGAAATTCCCATAATTTTTGGAAGACCATTCTTATCCACTAGGAGAGCTCTGATTGACTGTGAAACTGGGGAGCTAAAGATGAGACTGAACGATGAAGAGATAACGTTCAATGTGTAG